The nucleotide sequence tgtaggtaAACATGCGCGCCACCAAGGGGAATTTTTGGAGTTCAATGTAACGAGAATAATAGGTCCAGAAATGACAAAGTGTAGATCGTACATTTGATCTAACTATATAATTTAGAACTAGAACAAACGGAGAGCGAGAGATAGGGTACTGGTTCTCGCTCGACCCGAGGCGGATTtatcataaataataatattataaataattgtaaataataataaattcgccttgctacCACTGCTTGTCGAAAACCGAGCATTGACCGTTCCATTCTGCATTAGTTTGTACTAGCACAGGTTCGGATACTCTCATGATATGAATAGTACTATTCTCATTTCTTGCTCCTCATTTCATTTACTCCATCCCCTCATTTTTTGCTACAAGCGAATTTTGTCAGTTCATATGTAAGTGTGGATATCGGGAAAGTACATAGTAATTAAATACACCtcatacaacaacaaacactaGGAATGCAATTGCCGCTTCGGTGGACAATGGACAATGTAACAGAAAGTAGTGTGGGCATTTGTAAAAGCGACAGAGTTGACAACGACTCCGCTGGGAAAGAAGGCAATGTCACCGTCACCGTCAGCGATGCCGACAATACATAgacgacaacaaaaaccataacgACGTTAGTGATAATGCAATTGAATCAGCCGTgacagaaacaacaacaaacaatgatTCAATGTactcatacataagtatgtaagtatataagagtgcattcaaatttatttactaaaagTTCATATGCACAGTGTTTTGCAACCAGAACTTTATATTTcaagagaaaataaaacaaagaattttaatgaaaataattcagaTTTTCATTGTAGAAAGAGTAAGGCTTGgcaattatgaatgaaaaattatatcggCCATACCTATATCCATCACGACCAGGGTTACAGATGCCGattctttcattaaaattttcaaacactttttggcgaaatggcGGATCTACAAGTATTTCATTAATCAAGCCAcggaatttgaattttaaggcCGCAAACGATTCGATTATCTCCGTATAGAATATGTCTTTAACATAGCCCTACAAAACTCGCATGATCGGGGCGGCCAATTAACAGCTGGATTTCGAGAAAGTAGATATACGTTCGGGATATTTGGTTTACAAGAAATTCATTGTTTCCGTGGCTGGGTGGCAAGTGTTAAAATTGTTGTTAACATCTCTCGATAGCAAAATGAAATGTCCAACTACGTCTCCAGCTACATCCGATATTTTCACTTCACGGGCCCGGTTGGTGCTGACACCTTATGTACTACCCAGTCGActcaaatttataatataatatcttGACCATAAATATcactaattttaaaatgtaGCTGCGACATATGCACCAGTTGCATAAtggctttttattattttaatgcaatttttgcgcaaatttgAATTCAATGTAACAATTGCCAAAGCTTTTACTGCGTATATGTGAAAAAATCTAATGTCAAAGCTGTCATTATATAAAACTTTGTCCTATTGAAAAACAAAGTTCCTGTTGCAAGACTCTGTGCATTATACATGCGAggtgtattcaaaaattaaggaaatttttcgtttttcttgaaaaatgtttaGTCATAAATATccattttgtccccttcaaagtaatccccatcaGATATAACACGCTTTAACCAACGCTTATTCCAACTTTCGATCCAGGCACCGTGGTATGATCTGAGCTCTACTAAAAATGCGGACTTTAGCTCCATAATTGTGGCAAATTTCCATCtcttcataaatattttctgctttaagaacaagaaaaagtcccaAGTCCGATGGGTATAGTGGTTGAGGCAAGATTATATatttggcgtgcgtcttaatgttattccacaaatgtagggacctacagGAAAGAGGAActtttacatggcagaaatacactcggaggtttgccattgtctaccgaggggcgactgctattggacaaaagtttttctataattttggtgtttcatacacggagattcgagcctacgcccCTCCGAATGGTATTCAAGCACCACATCCATTCGGACGCGGCGGTAAGATTACGGTTTTATTCTTGGTGAAATAATACagattttttgattaatttttcaatGGCAGAAAATAGCCGTGCAAACCAAAACACGTCGAACCATTGTATCTGTGTTTATCAAAAACAACCTAAATAtgtcaaatatatatgtacatatgtatgtacacatgttctgaacacaacaaacaaaaataaaataaaatcaaacgtACGttgcccgcgaaatttgaaaagttactCTACTTTTTGAAGCGCATAAAATGTAACAAacctacatttttatttaagcataaataattctgtacatacataagcacatataaacattcatacacacatacgtaaatatgtacttaAATTTACTTACCAGCAATTGAGTTTTTTGATAGACCCCAAATCGGATTGCTTGGAGCGGGCAATGACCATTTCCTCAGTGAGGCGTGTCATTGTAATTTGTTTTGAAGTTAGCACTGcttgggtttttttttataaatatttgaatatatatatttcgtATCTCTTGTTTCCCGTTCTTTTATTGCTGtggcaaaagaaataaaaaaggcacTTCACTCAGTCAGTTCACTTCCAATTAATTTGTGTGTTGTGACTGTGTTTCGCAAGCGTTAAGAGGCTAAGCCCAATTACACAAGTTAAATGTACAAAagcaatttattgaaaaataccaACAGGTTTTGGCGTAACGTTTGCTTGTTGCAAAACCATGATAGGCATTTCTGTATTATTTGCCGCACTTTcttaaacaaacatacatacatgcaatacatattaacgcatttattttttaacttgcaACTGCACAAAGTGCCACTCTGCTGCAACTGTTGCAGCAAAACACTGACTTACACACCCTCTCATCCTCTTGCTCCGATTCTCTTTCCTCGTAAGCGTTTTCGGAATTGAGTGATTCCAtaagtatgcacatatatgtatgttcatgtgtacgtacatatgtatgtatgggcgtACTATGtactacttaattttttatataatatttgcaataaaatattaactCTTGAcgcttttcataaaaatcggCTTTTGTTCGCCTTCGTCTTCTGCTTCCTCCCATGAATTTTTAATACCGCCCACATGTCAACTTACAATAATTCGTCATTGGACATTTGTTGGCTTTGCACtgattattgtaaataaacctgccatacatacatacatacatatgcacttatacaCATGCGTAAGTggatttgttatttgttatccatatatttcatttactcTCTCAAATCAGCTTTTTgtatttaactaaatttattttataaaagcttacttaactattaaattaaaactaactACTAATAAAACTAACGCAGCGTTAGCTTTAGAGGCTTTCGGCTGGAatcgaaattttctttttcatcattCGAATGCGATCAGCGGTGAGTTGCagaagaattataatttttgtattaaattttctagccaAAGGTGTAAAGTAAAACTTAGTAACTGCCTCACAACTCAGAGGAAGCATTCCAATAAGCACAGAGTGAATTTCCCTAAAGGGTATTGTACAACTACAGTATATCGcgcatgtatgcatgcatgtatgttcaCGTAGATTTATAGAAGTGCAGCAGCAACATCAACATCAGCAGCGCGTATCTGACAGACCCCACCAATCACTTAGCTTCCAACCCGAAACTTTTTATCTAATCACGTATCGtaatttgtttcgtttttcttttttgttattcaacagtttttcatttagtttttatgaaCAATCTCTTATTTTAACAACCTCATCGATTTTTTGCACTTCTTCGatttgcttttcaatttttctttcaccgcATTCAAAGGCATTGAGCGCCATTCACCATTCACCATTCAGCACTTTCCACTATTTTCCTTCGTTGAAACagattttgcaaatatttatgaaaaatttgaattttgtatttttactttttaatataaagaaGATAAAGGTAACGAGTTTTTCACGGTGAATTTcgagaattatttaaaaactgtaTTTGACAAGCAATTTTCCCCAATTatgtttttctcaaattttcttcaattcgCTTTGAACAGCAAGTGTCTACGCTCGCATCATAACCAGAAGAATCAACGTCACCGTCACTGTTACTATCGCAGTCGCTGTAGCCATCGCCGTCGACGTCGATGGTCTTGTTGTCTTCTCCCTCGTCACTAATGCATGCGGTTTTTCAGTTGGCCCGTGCTCTGGTGATTGTTCACTCTTATTTgatatatgtacgtaagtatatgtatttatgtgtgtctAAATCTTTAagacatatatgtatttgataatttaatgTCCTCGCTGCTGATAGTGATGCGTCCACAGTAAGCTTCTACGACACTTTTACTATGGTACGATGTGTATGCTTACACATACATGTAATACAgtatagtatgtatatacatatgtgcgtatTTTTCTATCGTTTTTACTACTACCCACTTGCACCGCTCATTACCCGAATCCGTGATCAACCATACACGCGTCGCGTTTGTGCTGAGACTGTTAGCGCCAGTCAACAGCTTCTGCTGTGGAAGCTAGGCACTCCATCGGAATGTGTGCTCCACGCACATACACAGTGGATACTTTTGTACGAGCTGTTTGTATGAGCTTTTTGCGGCGAATTCATCTTTTGTTTTGCTCCAGTGCGCACGTGAATGGGGAGGCGACTGAAGTTGAAGGAAAGCTGCATTTGACACATGTCGCTGGTTTGTTATGAAAAAGGGCGATGTAGGAAAACTAATAGACACAGGCTgcgcttaaaaaattattgcgatacatttttttatacaaattttttcataaatgtatCTTACCGCAGtactacatatatacttatacataggtatatacatgcTTTCATATAATActtaggaaattaaaaaattaaaaataagttagaAGTTAAAATAGAATGCAAAAAATGCAGTTGACCATCTGCACCTAAAAATTTGTACTGTATCTCTtagttaatatgtatgtacatatgtatgtatctacttgGTCTGATTAACTGCTACATACAATAACAAATCATACAAATCCCTTGTTTACTGCAATACCTTCGTAACTCAAAAacccaaatttttgaaaaatcccagtTTAGATTCGTTATTCCTTTTTTACTTAAGTTATAAGAAACCGGTATTTTTAcactgaggggcgaccgctattagaaaaaacgtttgctgtttcatgcacggttcatgtagattcgaacctacgcactcccaaaGAGTAGTCACGCGTCCATCCATCCCAGTTGCcataaaattcacaaacatttaATAAGtggaagaaattatatttaacaCTTCTGCTGCACGTTGCGATTataaagggtttcccaataagaggtgttattattatattcaaaaaaaatgctattttttaatataaataatcggatgtttatttcattataaagaggaaggtataccgTTAATGGTGGAAAATAACCTCAGGCAAATGAGCACCACGACCacccttacaggacaatatccttttcatgaaatttgctataaccgaattgcaaagtggcgcccctatgtcctcgatagcctcacgaattccatctttgaggtcttgaatcgaccatgggctgttggcgtagaccttctctttcacgtggccccaaagaaaaaagtcgcaatgtgccaaatcacaagatctcggtgatcaattgtgatcacctctggtcaatggtttcgttgcttgtgtggcacatagcgccgtcttgttgaaaataaaggttgtccagatcaataccaatcccattcaaaataacacctgttattcgaAAAGCCTTTATATGCAGTTCAAACACTCAATATGCAACCGAACTGTTCCAGGGGTGATTGCAAATAACGAAATGTTTGCGGAACGGATTTCAAAAAAGTCAATTATTTAGCGCAATcacattttattgataaagaaGAGTATTTTATATTGGAAGTTGGACAACttcataaacaaaaacatacgtatttcatttaaaattacatTTCGATTTAGATTATATTCAAAATTCAATCTGATTTGATTTGGTTTGGGTTTAATTTGAATCGGCATATTATcacgaaataaaattattcagaACAAACGTCAAAATACCGCGAAGCCACGCAAGCTTTACTTGTACGCAGAAAGTGAACTGAACAAAGAAGTTCATTAAAATGCATTGCCACTGTGCATGCTTTTTAAACGAACCGAAATTTTAACCGTTCTGAAAACGATACCAAAATGTTGCTTTGCTGCCTTTGAGAGATCCaactgcatatacatatgtacacgcaTTATTACAGGTATggtttgggaatacatttttcCAAGCCTCACTATTTGAAGATTCAATTCACTAGTTGAAGAATCCGAAAATTGGCTTTTAAAAAGAATAACTCAAACCAACTCCAGCTAGACTGAGCCTGAAACGAATCATTTTACCTAACCTCAATGCCATGCCCATCGAAATGGTCGGCACAGCGACGATACGAGTTGTTTGGTAACCTAGGAAACTCCATAGCTTCATTAATAAGAAGAATGCAAGCGTGAAAAGCCTCTTCGTCCTTTGACTAGTagcaataataaacaataacaaCGGCGTAGGGGTTAAAAAATCGTTTCTCAAATAACATAGCTTCTAGTGTCTTCAGTTTGAGTTATttccaaagaaaaatacaaaatattttaatcataTAATTTTATAGCTTTCATATAAACACAATAGATATATATTTGCTAGTGGActccatatatatatgtacgtatttgcGAGTATTCCAAAGTATTGCCCAATTAACCGATTACAGCACCGGTCGTATACGTAACTTAAATGGTCTCACCTAGAAAGTCCACTTCTGCACTTAGCCTCATACCGGAGGAGCGTGGCAAATTACTACCGTAAGTCAAACGTCTTTCGCTTTATATTTAACTTACAAATTTATCATAAATGTAAAGGGTGTCCACGAAGAGCTGTGAAAGTCTCTACTCGAATACGTCCAGTTCGAAGAGTTCAAGCAATAACTTATTTCGGCGCAAACATACTGACGGCAATGCCGGTGCAGGTGCAAATATGAGCCGCCACGCTACACTAATACCTGCCACAACAGAGGTGCGCCAACGGGTGCTATCCGCTCGCCGCCTTCGAATGAAAACATACCAGAACCAGTTGGCCGATGCACAACAAACAATTGCGgtattcaaatttgaaaaatattgaaaaatatcctACGTATATCTTTAAACATGTCGTCCGCAGGATCTCGCTCATGAAAACCGCATACTGCGTACGTTACATAAGCGTCAGGACTCCGCTTTGGCCAAATACGAATCTACTAATGCTGAGTTGCCGAAATTGCTGCACTCGCATGCTGAGGAATTGCGCGTCTGGCAGGCCAAGTATCGCAACCTACAACAGATCAACAAGGAGCTGGAGCATAAACTAAAAGCAAAAGAATCCATCATTCTCACGCTCAGCGATCAAAACAAATACTATAGTCAATTAAATAAGGACAGGTAAGCTGCTTATGTTTAAACTATTAAAACCATTACTAGAAAATTCCCACTACTCTGATGCCCCATTTCACCAAtcagttttcaaatttattaagctGTTGAGACTTAAATTTGTACATTTTCAATAGgaaattttgctattttaacagtctgataaatttaaaattgattagTGAAACCAGGTAGATATGAACCTTCTAAAAAGTTTATTGAAAAGAGAACATAAGACGTGGTTGGTCAAGGCGATAAGTCGATATCGTCGACACATGTCTCACAGCTTTCCCTGGTATTGGTATTCGCTCTTCCGATTCTTCTCTTACCTTTGGCTTTTAGTACCAAATTAGCTGAGTGGGGAAGTACGTAAGCATGTCCTTGGCACCATTAGCCGCGacgtcattattatttttatttatctgcgCATTGAAACCTTTTGAATGTCTGGCGGCTAACATCTTAATTCTCTTCACACTCTCTCTTCTCCTTTGGAACTTATTGCTACCCGTTTTTATGAACTCCCAATATCTCTACCACgcacacatttttattaactaaattttctatttcattttcctttttcttatttaatatttacgctTGTAGAAATCTGGAGGAGCGACAACGCTTGTCAGAGAAATTAGAGAAACTGGAAACTCGTCTGCAGGAGAAGGATAATGACATGAAACTACTGGCACGTCGAGTGCAAATCGAAacgaaaaatttcaagcaacaaATATTGGCAGAACAGAAGCGCACCAAGGAAGCCCTGCTTAAACTGGAAAAGGCACGATTGGAGCTGTCGGGATATCGAAAATTGGACGAATTAGGTGTAAGCCCGGATTTTGTTCATTTCTTTCTTGCGTTTGTGTATGTGGATGCTTATCTTCGTATTTGACCTTTTTTTTGCAGGAAAAGTTCCCCCCACTCACCATAGGTCGACGTACAATGAACCCAATTGAGGAATCAAAATTGGAAAAAGATTTGGAACGCATCTTGGCTGATGAAGTATTAGAAGAAGATTTCACCAATACCAAAACGGTTATAGATGAGAAATATTTAGAAACGGACTTCGATTCGGGCCATCATCGTTCGACGAAGTGTCGCATTAATTCAAAAACTGAAACACCTGTGGGCTTTGGTAGTCGTAAAACAGCTTCGTCTACTGTGGTAATAGGAAAGCCGCGAAAGCAGCGACCAGAAGGCGGTGGATTGAAGCCCGTCATCAAACAGCACCAATCACAACAGCGACACCAAAGAAAGCCACAACAAAAAGAAGATGAGGCGCGTGAACGTCTTGCCGTAATAACAGCTTACGAAGATGATTATGGAAACGAACGTGACGAGTTCCAGGAAGTAAGCGCACGACACCAAAGCAATCGTAGCGGGCACAAATATATTAGCACTGGCGACGATGACGATGAATTCGCTGACGAAAACGGAGATGTGAAAAAAGAGGAGGAAAATAGCGTAAACGATGATTCTAGCCGAAAAACAGATGACGAGATGGCATCACACAGCACCTACAATGCAGAGTATTTAGAAGAGGATGAACAAGAACTAGAGAGCTTGAATGACGAGAAcggcgatgatgatgatgaacgaGATGATGTAAGTATTAGTGaagaataatacaaaataagtgGATAGAATTAGGATAAATGTAGGCACATGCCGCAGGTCCTTGCAGACAAACTGTCATCTTAATTAAAAAcaagacaaattttatttagttgaCAGATCAGATATTTATATGGTCCCTTGTGGTTGATGTTGATAGATTCATTTGGCAATTCAGCTCCTGGCGAGCCTTGACCTGGAAGACGATTTGTTTCCATGCCTGTCTGTCACTCGTTCTGCTCTACCGGTTTCTGTTCTCCATTTTCATGAGGCATTCCCTTATCTCGTGCCTCCACTTCAGTCTTGCTCATCCTTTATTGTCTGCCTATTGTCTTAGTCTCATGCAGTTTTTCCGGGAATCGTTGTGGAGTGGCATTACTTCGCCGTATATGAACCCAGGCCGTTCTATCTGCATGCGTACCAGATGTTTTCGCAGAGCATTCGATCTACTCATTTTGTCTACTCTCTTTGCTTAGGTTTGGAATCAGTTTCTAATGTGGTCCGggtttcaaattttctttgagtgcaatttaaaatttttcatccacataaaataaaatttctatggAGGTATCAGAGATTTCTAAGTTTTaactaagttaggttaggtttttgtggcgGTCGGCTTAGAGGAACCAACTCACTTACCCCATGTAGGTAAGGCTGaacaattacagaggaagtgttctactgtttcttccacttcctcgtctctacaacttctgcagtattcatgcgtAAATATTCCTATCCTAGAAGAATacctacctaacagccaatgaccggtgacacaagctACGACCTTCAAGATGTTCTTTCTTCAGAGGTTGAGCAATTCTCCTGATCTTTTCTTATCAAATTAACCACACAACACAGGTAAAAcaagtattttcttttaatttgcaagttgccatagaAATCCCAATCTCGCCTTTGTTTTCAAGCAGTAGAAGATTAGgaccctttctggctagctcaacggccttgcaatttccttcaatacctctatgtcccggaacccatataaggctGACCTAGAGCTGTCAGGCATTCCTGAGCAACCTTAgatcttagtataactgccttcattgatttgatggccgcctgactgtccgagaagatatttatggtattttttgTTACGGGGTGTGTGTTAAGGTAAACAGTTACCTCCTTTATGCCTAAGTCTTCTGCCTGGTAGACGTTACAGTAATCCGGAAGTCATACAGATAATTCTAATCCTAA is from Anastrepha ludens isolate Willacy chromosome 4, idAnaLude1.1, whole genome shotgun sequence and encodes:
- the LOC128860312 gene encoding lebercilin → MVSPRKSTSALSLIPEERGKLLPVSTKSCESLYSNTSSSKSSSNNLFRRKHTDGNAGAGANMSRHATLIPATTEVRQRVLSARRLRMKTYQNQLADAQQTIADLAHENRILRTLHKRQDSALAKYESTNAELPKLLHSHAEELRVWQAKYRNLQQINKELEHKLKAKESIILTLSDQNKYYSQLNKDRNLEERQRLSEKLEKLETRLQEKDNDMKLLARRVQIETKNFKQQILAEQKRTKEALLKLEKARLELSGYRKLDELGEKFPPLTIGRRTMNPIEESKLEKDLERILADEVLEEDFTNTKTVIDEKYLETDFDSGHHRSTKCRINSKTETPVGFGSRKTASSTVVIGKPRKQRPEGGGLKPVIKQHQSQQRHQRKPQQKEDEARERLAVITAYEDDYGNERDEFQEVSARHQSNRSGHKYISTGDDDDEFADENGDVKKEEENSVNDDSSRKTDDEMASHSTYNAEYLEEDEQELESLNDENGDDDDERDDACNTAKKMSHMKEEISSIRKQISNDYKEREAFLDTFCRQANSGVLLDEKSTTRSNNLGHNLPSSRKNKLLAALKAIDDNKSQD